The sequence AGTTCAGCCCCCATAAAGGAATAGTAGTTCGTGTTAATGGTAGGGATTTTAAGCCCTAGTTCAATGCCATGCTGAGCGGCATGATCGCTGCCTTTTTTCTTAGACCTGGCTAAATTCATCCTCACTCCCATGTTGAATAAGAATTGGAAGTTCGCCACATTCATTTTAGCGTTATAGACATTATTCACGGTGGCTAAATTCACATATTCAGAATTAAGCCATGAAGTGCCAGCTAACGCAATCCCGCCAAAAAGCCCTACAGAAAGCTTGTTGTTCTTGCCTAAGAAATTGGTGGCTTTATCGTTGATGAAGTTATAGAGAGCGTCCGCTCCAAAACCATAAGTCCATACATCAGAAGCGGAGTTGAAAAAGCTAGACTTGATGAACGCATGGTTGTAATCAAAAAAGCCGTAATACCTAGCGCCCCACTTTCTTTTTTGCCCAAAGAATTGTTTGTAGCCCACTTGAATACCGATCCCATTCATCGCGCCGTTGTTGGTTTGAGAACTGACGATGCCCACTTTCCTAAAGGGGTTTCGCCCTAGTTCTTGATTGATGGTTTGGATTTGGTTGTAAGAATTTTGATTGAGGTAGTAATTGGTTTCTATGCCTTGCGGGCTGTAGGGGTTATTCTTTTGACTCACCACATTTTGCAAGCTTTGCGCGTTAGGGACTTTAGAGAGCGCGGTGGTGATGCTGTTATAAGTGTTGCCCAATTCGCTGTATCTAGATTTGAAATGCACTAGAGTGTCAGCGATATTCTCTGCTTGCTGTATTTGCTGTTCTTGAGTGCCAAAATGAGCGATGGAGTTGTTTAAATTCGTTATGGTTTGTTCCACATAGGCGCAACCGGAAGCGAAAGTTTGAGTGGTAACCGTGCCAGGAGCTGAACCTTGTTTGCCACCAGTGCCAGCTGTTGAGGGGTTGTTGCATGTGGCTAAAAAGTTTTTAACAAAATTTTGAAAATCCCCGGTAAGCCTTTCAGGGTTAAGGGTTTGCCCCACTTGTTCGCTCAAACTGAGCATTTTGGCTTGCGCGCTAGCGTTAGCGAACATGCCTTGCGCGAAGCTAGCGTCCGTGAAAGGGTTGAAAGGCTTGCCTCCACTGCCTCCCACTTGAGCTGTTTGTTCATTGCTGTTAATGGCGCTCGTTTGATTGACAAGCTCTTGCGCGTCTGTGATCATCTTTTGGATCGCGCTGATTTCATCTGTAAAACCGCACAACTTCCCTCTAGTCGGTTTCATCTGTGGGCCACCACTTGTATTAGTTACACTAAAATACGGGCATGCCGTGTTGATGGTGTTGATGAGCGTGCTCGCTTGCGCCAAGAGCGCTTGAGCGCTATCAGGCACTCTGTTTAATTCGTTAGTGATTTCGGTGTAGGAAACCTTTGATGTGTTACCTGATGCGTTACTATCAACGACTTTTGAACTGATCTTGGTGGTTACTTGTTTGCCGTCTATGGTTTGGGTTTCAGTTTTGCTTCCGTTTTGTTGTTCCACCCCGGTTATAGTGCAGTTATTATTCCCTTCCCCTGAGCATGTGTAGGTGTAGGTTACAGAGAGCGTCCCG is a genomic window of Helicobacter pylori oki112 containing:
- the babA gene encoding Hop family adhesin BabA, with amino-acid sequence MKKHILSFALGSLLVSTLSAEDDGFYMSAGYQIGEAAQVVKNTKGVQQLSDNYENLSKLLTRYSTLNSLIKLSADPSAINAARENLGASAKNLIGDTKNSPAYQAVLLAINAAVGFWNVLGYATQCGGNANGTRSTHSTTIFNNEPGYRSTSITCSLNGYTPGYYGPMSIENFKKLNEAYQILQTALKKGLPALKENNGTLSVTYTYTCSGEGNNNCTITGVEQQNGSKTETQTIDGKQVTTKISSKVVDSNASGNTSKVSYTEITNELNRVPDSAQALLAQASTLINTINTACPYFSVTNTSGGPQMKPTRGKLCGFTDEISAIQKMITDAQELVNQTSAINSNEQTAQVGGSGGKPFNPFTDASFAQGMFANASAQAKMLSLSEQVGQTLNPERLTGDFQNFVKNFLATCNNPSTAGTGGKQGSAPGTVTTQTFASGCAYVEQTITNLNNSIAHFGTQEQQIQQAENIADTLVHFKSRYSELGNTYNSITTALSKVPNAQSLQNVVSQKNNPYSPQGIETNYYLNQNSYNQIQTINQELGRNPFRKVGIVSSQTNNGAMNGIGIQVGYKQFFGQKRKWGARYYGFFDYNHAFIKSSFFNSASDVWTYGFGADALYNFINDKATNFLGKNNKLSVGLFGGIALAGTSWLNSEYVNLATVNNVYNAKMNVANFQFLFNMGVRMNLARSKKKGSDHAAQHGIELGLKIPTINTNYYSFMGAELKYRRLYSVYLNYVFAY